Proteins from one Armatimonadota bacterium genomic window:
- a CDS encoding M20/M25/M40 family metallo-hydrolase produces MVSGRRMLAELMELARIPSPVRRERAMAIAVMGKLRALDLHPRQDRAHKTFGGDTGNIIVHLPGSRRAPTVLLNAHLDTVPQAQPTPRLAGKYVISATDAPFGADDKVGVVAILEALRCVSEDGLEHPPLEIVFTVAEETGLLGARGLERSQLRADLGYAFDSGGRVGRVVTRAPSHDVLTVVITGRAAHAGVAPEKGVNAIAIAARAVAGMRLGRIDEETTANIGVIEGGVATNVVPERVRIRGEARSHDERKLDRQLKHMLQRFHDAACTAGASIEIEVEPQYRRFDLAADSPVLQVARAAVKRIGRRIKLDTTGGGSDANIFNAHGIPTAIIGCAMDNPHSPSERMEVAEFEVLGRLVVALIAAAAQQT; encoded by the coding sequence ATGGTTAGTGGGCGGCGCATGCTGGCCGAGCTCATGGAGCTCGCGCGCATCCCCAGTCCCGTGCGGCGCGAGCGCGCGATGGCGATCGCGGTCATGGGCAAGCTGCGCGCCCTCGATCTGCACCCGCGCCAGGATCGCGCGCATAAGACCTTCGGCGGCGACACCGGCAATATCATCGTGCATCTTCCCGGCTCGCGCCGGGCGCCGACGGTGCTGCTCAATGCCCACCTCGACACCGTCCCCCAGGCGCAGCCGACCCCGCGCCTGGCGGGCAAGTACGTCATCAGCGCCACCGACGCGCCGTTCGGCGCCGATGACAAGGTCGGCGTGGTGGCGATCCTGGAGGCGCTGCGGTGCGTGAGCGAGGACGGCCTGGAGCACCCCCCACTGGAAATTGTTTTCACCGTCGCCGAGGAGACCGGCCTGCTCGGCGCGCGCGGGCTGGAGCGCAGCCAACTGCGTGCGGACCTGGGCTATGCTTTCGACTCCGGGGGCCGGGTCGGGCGCGTCGTCACCAGGGCGCCCAGCCACGACGTGTTGACGGTGGTTATCACCGGCCGCGCGGCGCACGCCGGGGTGGCGCCGGAGAAAGGCGTCAATGCCATCGCCATCGCCGCGCGCGCCGTCGCCGGCATGCGGCTGGGGCGCATTGACGAGGAGACCACCGCCAACATCGGTGTCATCGAGGGCGGCGTCGCCACCAACGTCGTGCCCGAGCGGGTGCGCATCCGAGGCGAGGCGCGCAGCCACGATGAGCGCAAGCTCGACCGCCAGCTCAAGCACATGCTCCAGCGCTTCCACGATGCGGCGTGCACGGCGGGCGCGAGCATCGAGATCGAGGTCGAGCCGCAGTATCGCCGCTTCGACTTGGCCGCGGACAGCCCGGTGCTGCAGGTGGCGCGGGCGGCGGTGAAGCGCATCGGCCGGCGCATCAAGCTCGACACCACCGGCGGCGGCAGCGACGCCAACATCTTCAATGCCCACGGCATCCCCACCGCCATCATCGGCTGCGCGATGGACAATCCGCACAGCCCGAGCGAGCGCATGGAAGTGGCGGAATTCGAGGTGCTCGGGCGGCTGGTGGTGGCGCTGATCGCGGCGGCGGCGCAACAGACGTAG
- a CDS encoding DUF3604 domain-containing protein produces MQDVARTPGDLGAARGHRLFWGEMHTHTFCGDSIFGEIETAADIASTHLDFWAPGEHCDNQEFDWPRLLRAVNGSHRSGEFVAFAGLERAGADGDYNAYFLQDDPDPYTGGPLDEFLAYARAQGAVVIPHHTAYAVDHRGTHWERHDPELMPLAEIFSMHGCSERDDGPYPMDLAWMGPRASGGAAVTGLALGKCFGFIASSDGHNAYPGAYPLGLVGCFASELTRESLFEAFRARRTYAVTGDRIRAEFTVDGHLMGDVFTGGERRAISLKIEGLDALDKVEVVRNGRVLRRLSGALDREYPRAAGRYQVRLGWGWGGAGTNVNWTAELRIEDGEILAASPCFSPPAVNRIEHLTPSECVWVSRTGGYDASWTTNRYRVGGDQSIVFTVGGDPGTRLRVTVNGRHLAYSLGELARESRVEFLRGAGDERFKFHHPLPESQYRLEAQFEDDRPATDCDWYYVRVAQDNGQMAWLSPIWVRRA; encoded by the coding sequence GTGCAGGACGTAGCTCGCACACCCGGTGACTTGGGCGCCGCCCGCGGGCATCGCCTCTTCTGGGGTGAGATGCACACCCATACCTTCTGCGGCGACTCCATCTTCGGCGAAATCGAGACCGCCGCGGACATCGCCTCGACCCACCTCGACTTCTGGGCTCCCGGTGAGCACTGCGACAACCAGGAGTTCGATTGGCCTCGCCTCCTGCGCGCCGTCAACGGCAGCCACCGGTCCGGGGAGTTCGTCGCCTTCGCCGGGCTCGAACGCGCGGGCGCGGACGGCGACTACAACGCTTACTTCCTCCAGGACGATCCCGACCCTTACACCGGCGGCCCCCTGGATGAATTCCTGGCCTACGCGCGCGCGCAGGGGGCCGTCGTCATACCCCACCATACCGCCTATGCGGTGGATCATCGCGGCACCCACTGGGAGCGCCATGACCCGGAGCTGATGCCGCTGGCGGAGATCTTCTCCATGCACGGCTGCTCCGAGCGGGATGACGGCCCCTATCCCATGGACCTGGCATGGATGGGCCCGCGGGCGAGCGGGGGCGCGGCGGTGACGGGATTGGCGCTGGGCAAGTGCTTCGGGTTTATCGCCTCCTCCGACGGCCATAACGCCTACCCGGGGGCCTATCCCCTGGGCCTAGTGGGCTGCTTCGCCTCCGAGCTCACCCGCGAGTCGCTGTTCGAGGCGTTTCGCGCGCGGCGCACCTACGCCGTCACCGGCGACCGCATCCGGGCCGAATTCACCGTTGACGGCCATCTTATGGGCGACGTGTTCACCGGCGGCGAGCGGCGCGCCATTTCCCTGAAGATCGAAGGCCTGGACGCGCTGGATAAGGTGGAGGTGGTCCGCAACGGACGGGTTCTGCGGCGCCTGAGCGGGGCCCTCGATCGCGAGTATCCGCGGGCGGCGGGCCGCTACCAGGTGCGGTTGGGGTGGGGCTGGGGGGGAGCCGGAACCAATGTCAACTGGACCGCGGAACTGCGGATCGAGGACGGGGAAATCCTGGCCGCCTCGCCCTGCTTCTCGCCGCCCGCCGTCAACCGCATCGAGCACCTGACCCCGAGCGAGTGCGTATGGGTTTCCCGCACGGGGGGATATGATGCCAGTTGGACCACGAATCGCTACCGCGTGGGCGGCGATCAGAGTATCGTCTTCACCGTCGGCGGCGATCCGGGCACGCGCCTGCGGGTCACCGTCAACGGACGCCATCTGGCCTACTCCCTGGGCGAGCTGGCGCGGGAGTCGCGCGTCGAGTTCCTGCGCGGCGCGGGCGATGAGCGATTCAAGTTCCATCATCCCCTCCCCGAATCGCAGTACCGGCTCGAAGCGCAGTTCGAGGACGACCGTCCGGCCACCGACTGCGATTGGTACTACGTGCGGGTGGCCCAGGACAACGGGCAGATGGCGTGGCTGAGCCCGATCTGGGTGCGGCGGGCG